The following is a genomic window from Lysinibacillus sp. G4S2.
TGCCGATTTAGATTCCACACATGCCGATACATATGGAAATCAAGAAAAATCTGCGTACAATGGCCATTATCGAAAAGTTGGTTTTCATCCACTCCTCGCTTTTGATGGGCTGACAGGTGATTTTTTGAAAGCCCAATTACGACCTGGTAATGTGTATACATCAAATAGTGTCGTAGATTTTCTACGTCCCCTGCTTGAACATTATAATAAAACCTTTCCGGAAACCTCTGCGCTTGTACGTGGGGACAGCGGCTTTGCGGTACCAGATCTTTATGAACTATGTGAAAAGGAATCCGTTTACTACATCATTCGTTTAAAGGCCAATGCTCAACTAAAGGCGCTCGCTGAAGAACTGCACCCTACACATGAAATTCGTGATGTATCCGTGACCGAGCGCTATATCGATGAATCCATTTATCAAGCGTCTTCTTGGTCCGCACCACGAAGAATCGTTATTCAATCGATTCGCCCAGCTGGTGAACTGTTCTTTTCTCATGCTTTTTTTGTGACAAATCTGAGTGAAACTTTCTCACCACAAGCCATTGTTGAATCTTATCAACAACGAGGTACGATGGAAAATTTCATTAAAGAAGCGAAGAACGGTTTTGGTTTCGATCAGATGAAAAGTCATGATTTCGTTGTTAACGAAGCACGCATGATGTTAAGTCTGCTTACCTATAATTTTACAAACTGGCTCCGTACACTGAGTTTCCCAAAGCGCTACAAGGGTATTCAAATCCAAACAATTCGCACGCGCCTCATTAAAGTGGCAAGTAAACTAGTGAAATCTGGACGCTCACTGTACTTTAAATTGTCTTCTAGCTTCGTGTATGCACACTTCTTTTGGGACGTACTGACCCGGGTCCAACAATTAGAAATCAAATAACCTTTTTTAAAAAATCGACATCGCACCAAGGGAGGAGTCTGCTCAAAAAACGAATTTCTTTCCATTTGCTTTCTATTTCTTCTTTCCTTAAGCATAGATTCACAAAAAAACGAGACTACTATAAAAAAACTCATGAAAATCCGCAAACTTTAAATGGCTATGAATAATTCAGGTCTAATACTAAATCAACTGGGTTTAATTTTTTCTGCATTTTTCAAACGCCTCCGGATTGTCTGTATTCAATTTTATTATTCTCGTAATTTAGAGTTAGAAATATCAGGATACACTCCTCGTAATTCATGTTGCGGCTCATTTGATGCTTGGAACAGTCTCTTTATCTTTATAATATTGTGTTAAAACATCCAGTGCCTCCCTCACATGATTTAATAAATCAGAATCTAGCTCTCTATTCGTTCTTAATTTTACTGGTACTGAATTTTCACTTACTAACCCAATATAAATTATTTCAATCGCTTCCTGTATATCCATACTTTCACTTCCTTTTAAAAAAGTAACCTTATTCATCGGAATCTATCGAGAAGCCCGTTTGAATGAGGTTACTTTAATCATTAACATCTATTTATCCTTCTTCTTTCTTGCATGAGCTAATTTTGATTAAACTAAACCAAAATTCTCACCTTTTACTCCAATTAGAAGCTTTTTTTCATAGAAAAACTTCCCTATTTCATGTAGGCGTTCTTCCGGAACTATCCACAACCAATTCCCTTGTCCTATTTCTTCCAAAATACCATTCCCAGGAGCTTGTATCCAATTTTTAAATGAAAAAGTAGCACCTTCATACTCTAAAAAATCACGGTTTATGATGTTGACTGGATATATGTGTCTTAGTTTAGGAGAAGAATTGTAAAGTATATCTCTGTTTCTAGGATTTAATGCAAGCCACCAAGTATGATTATCTTCCATATATAAGTCTAGACTCTCACCTTTCCCCCAGATTGTTTCATATGAAAAATATCCAAAATTGACTATTTTATCATCTAAGTAAGATTTTAATAAATTTACAAGAATTTGTGTATGATTAATTTCTAAACTAGTATTAAAGAAAATCTGTAACTCTCTACTAGGTTGATCAAACCTTATTCCATATTCCCAGGAGCTTGGAACTTTCAGACTTTTACCTTTAAATATCGTAAACGAAAATAAACTTTCTACATCTCCTTCATGCATCTCATTGAATTCACTTTGAAACTTTTCAAGACTCTTCCTCTCTAACTTCTGATAGTTCACGTCATAACTAACACTTTTAAGAGGAAATCCATTGTTAGAAAACAGCTCAATAGATTTTTTTATCCATTCTGAGACACTGCCACAATAGCCATAAATATTACAATATATTCTACCATTTTCTATATCCATATTGAACTTCCCCCGATTGACCTAATTAATTTAAAGAAAGAGATGCTCAGTTTGAGATTTATTGCTGCTCTTGCCTATCATGTCAAATTCTCTTTCCATTTATTAATTTATTTGTACTACTTCACCTTATTTAGAGGAATGCCCTTAATTTCATTCTTTAAAATTTATTATTCAAAAGAAGCTGTAATTAATAATCGGTTGTATATTTTCTACCTTTTCTTCACTTCTTTGAAGAATATACATTAGGTAGAAATAAATACTTCAGGGTCTTAATTTATTTTTCCATCTCTAACAAAAATTTATGTACTATTAATATTTAAAGTTGAACCAGAACAAAAGAGTAGCAATAAAAATCCAATTTTAAGGTATTTTATGTTACTCTTTAATAAGTCAATTATTACAAATAGACCCATCAAATGCTACCCTTTTGTTTGCAAAGCCACTATCTAATAAATACTTGTAGTTTTCAAAATATATCTCTTCTGTAACATGGGATATAATTTCATTTGTTCTATCTTCTACGGAATAGGGGATTCTTTTCCGTAATGTTACAGCAAGCATTAATATATTTACAGCGGGAGGCAATACCATGAAAATTGAGCAATTCACCAAAAATGAAACATTATGGCTACAACTTGAGCAAGAGCTACTTTCTAAACAATATAAAATTGAAACAGATGTCTATACTTCTGAAATCATCACCCCTTCTTTTTCACTGAACGACATCACACTGCATGAAGTACTTTGCCACTATCAACAGCTCGCATTGTTAGATGCATTTCGTCAAGAGCTTGGCTTTGAGACACAGCGCTACTGCCTTTCTAATTTCACTAACAAGCACCGATCATTAACCTACATACCATTGTTAAGCTACTTTGCAATAAATCTAAGAAAATATGGTGCAAGTTTTGAATATTTAACAGTTAAAGTATTGTTAGCAACCATTAAAGAATTAGATACAGAAACGTACAACTCATTAATTACAATTGGCTCTGGCACTTTACCAGCACATAAACAACAAATGGAATCCGACCTGATTTTTTGCCAAGCAAATGATGTGCTGGCAAAGATTACGATTCAAATTAAAGAAGAAAGCGAAGAGGCTTATCGCCAATCATTAGCTTACTTAAATGCTTTATTAGAAGAAGATTTCCCTAAAAGCTATAACATTCATTATGAAGGTAAGAGTAACTTAGTGCTACCAATCGAGCATTTACCAGTTACATCATCACATCACTTCTTCGCTAAAGCTGTCAGTTACCCTAGCCTACATGCCGCACTAGCTGAGTATAGCTATAAGGCGATGGCACAATATCATTTTTATCAAGATGTCGATGAGGAACAGGCTGCGATGCCGAGTACATTCGCCGTTTTTGGTCTTGGTTTATACGATAAAAGCTACGGCAAGCTCGTTATCGATTATATGTATGAATGCGATGGTGACCATTCACCAATGCCTGAATACTTTGCGAAAGCCTATGTTAAAACATTTGGACTAACACCGGAAACATTGCCCGTCTTTGTATGTACGGTACAATCTGTACAAGAAGTTCCGTATGATGCTTTCTTTGAACAAGCTATGAGCATAAATGACAACTTACAATGGTTCGAAAAATTTATGACGACGCCACTTCTAGAGCTTTGTCCATATATTCCTCTCGAACAAAACGAAGAAATTGAGGAATATAAAGATATGGCTGTAGCACAGCTTTTATATACATGCTTTGGCATCATCCATTTGAATGACTTTACAAGTTCAGCATTTATGCGCATTCCAGAACCATATCGCACACGCTTTGAGGCGATTATAAAAGAACTTATTTAAGGAGTATTTTCATGCAAATTGCCTATCAAGAAATGTTAACGATACCTTGGCACCGTTTAACAACTGCATACGGAAGAGGTACAAAAATTCCAGAATTAATAAAAATGGAGCAATATGGTGAGCTTGCACAATTAATTGAACATCAAGGCACTCTATGGCAGGTAACACCATGGGTTATTCAACAGCTTTTACACACATTACCGAATCGATCTGTAGAAAGTGTAAAGAAGGAAGAAATACAGTTATATATTGCAGTTGCTTCTGCTTTTACTTGGGATGAGCTGACATCTAGCCCTGTGCAGCATATGGATGAATTGCTACAGGAAAAATGGCTTTGGTCAGTAGTTGAAGATGAGGAGGAATGGGAAGAGGAACCACGCGGCTATGAAGAATGTGCTTTTATTAGCTACTATGTTTACAGTGAATATCAAATGCGTGCAGCGATACCCTTATTCCAAAATATCGCAAATATGCGAAAAGATTTAGCTCCGAGTTTGACAGAGCTACTTGAACTATTGGCGAACCGCCAAAAGCTATGGGAAACAATTTGATTAGAAGGCTAACAAAGGGGCAGTGCTATGAGTGTGTCACTTATTATACTTGCGTCCGCATGGATGTATATCATGAAAACTTTCAAGATCGTAGGATTATGAAATAATATTAAAAAGAGTGCACCTTTACGATACGCACAACAAATGGCCAGCTATCTGAAATTTTTTTCGGATAGCTGGCTATTTTGCATGACAAGTGTTAATGCATTAGTTGACTACGAGCTTACTGCTTTTGAATATATTTTAGCCATCCACCTCTACAGAAATAAAGCTTTCCATTACACCCACAAATTCAATATCAATTAAATGATCCTCATCAAGCTCATTCTGCGTGTAGGTAAAGCGTTCACCTACCTCATCCACCTTTAAAATAGGTAAATGTAGCTTCTTCATTACATCCTCTATCGTTGCCTCTGGATAAACATGTTCAAATTCTACACAAAACCTAGCCAGCTCTTCTAATTTAGCGGTATATTGATTTCTGACATTCTCAGCAAACCGCATACTTTTATCGTTCATTAAATGCTCCGGTATATTGACCTTCATACCATCAAGAGTCGCTTCATACTTCATAACCCTTATACCTGTTTGAAAACTCATTTATCCCTCCTCGTCTAGCACTAACCCTATTCATTTTTTAATAACTCTTTCATAATGAGTGTTTCTTCCCTGCTTCTAGCTATATCTAACGCAATTTCTCCAAAAACATTTTAATTTCTCGATTTGCACCTCGTTTTAGAAGTAGTTGAATAATATCGATGCGTTCCTCACCGTCTGAAACTTGCGTATGTAAAGGGGTATTTCTAGCTAATTCCCCTTCCGCTTCATCGTTCTATCACATTCTATTTTTGAGAGTCTTTTATTAATCGTTTTTGAATGGAAAGAACTTCAGGAACAAAGATTCATTTAAGTTCGTTTAAGTAAAAAAGGAGGAAAAGTATGGGAATCAATTTGAATTTGTGGTCATTCTTCATGTCTTTATGCTGTATTATTTTATTTTTCATAGCAAGTTTTTCTGCAACTTTTATAAACTTTTTTGTCGCATACCTTCATTTCCATCCATTGAATGTTGTTTTACTATTAACAATCCTATGTTTTTTCTTAACGCTCATTGGAATGAAAGATGTTAACAATACAATGTCTATGCTTAGAAGCTTTATTTCAATCGTTCTAACATTGCTTTTAGCTAGCATCATATCTTTTATATTATTTTTTGGAAGCTTGTTAAGTTAGCGCTACTATGTGAAAATCGGCATTGTCCTTTAGACGAATTTGATTAGGATTCATTTATCTATATTGACGAACGTTTGTTCTGTTTGCTAAAATGATTAAAAAGGAGGCAATTTTTATGCAAAAAACTAACGCCATTGAATTAGTACATTTCTCAAAAAACTTTGTGGATGTTTTGAATGACTTTGAACTTCCGGAAGAACAATGTCAATTTACTGCCCTTCCAAAAGAGATTTCGATCGAAATGGTTGGACAGTATCCAATTGTTATTTTGAGCGACAATGTACCTGTAGGTTTTTTTGTCCTACACGCAACAGAAAGAGTAAAAGAGTACTCTAGCAATCCAAAGGCTTTGCTACTTACAGCATTATCAATTGACCATAAGCAGCAAGGAAACGGCTATGCAAAAAAAGGGATGCTTGCACTATCTGAATTTATTAAGAGAGAATTTAAAGACTGTGATGAAGTCGTTTTAGTCGTTAATCATAAAAATATTCCCGCTCAAAATTTATATTTAAAAGTTGGCTTTGTCGATAACGGGGAAAGAAGAATGGGACCTATTGGCGAGCAAATTGTTATGCACCTAAACATCTAATAGATTTTCAAAAATCACTCGTCATGACATGAGTGATTTTTTCTGTTGGCCCCTTACTTGTGGGCATTAGGATACAAGGAATTGAACCTACACATATGATTGTCATTGCGGATAAACTGACTAAGACGAAAATGTCATTGAAATGTGTAAGGATTACATACTCTTTTGGATGTGCTAATTGAATTATTCTACTTCATATCCCTTGAGTGCCTTCACATAGTTTACATAATATTTTTATTCAATCATCCTTCTATTTGGCAAGTTCTCGTGGTAACTCTCTGCTTCCACTCCGGAAGAAGTAACATTGCTGTCCCCTCGTCATTGGTGCTATACCTACCAAATGTTTTTGGTATTGTTTCAAAAACTAAAATTTCAGGATTCTTATAGGGTTTTCGCTTTAAATATTCTTCAATCGTCATCATACTTTCCTAATATTGTTTTATTAAATCTTCTTTAGAAGAGAGTCTTCTTCACCAGTCTCCAATTTCAACTCATTTGTCAACGAATTATTTTTCTAGGCATTAAAAAACCCCCTTTAAGTAGAATGTTAATGACAGATTACTGTAGCTCTTTTAACATTGTCTACTTAAAGGGGCTAATATCATTGGGGACAGCCAATTTTTTAATTAGAGAGTTCACTTTGGATAATTAATTTGTTTTTACGTTTTTCATCTGAAGGGTCTTGGTTAATAATATAGATACCATTTTCTCCAGAAAATCTGTAAATGTCAGGTGTTTCTAACTCCCCTTTTTTAACCAGTAAATTATTCTTTACCTTAAATTTCATAAAAGATTTATCATCATAAGAGAAAAACACTTGATTATTAAAATCTGTGTAAAGATCATTTACATTTACATCCG
Proteins encoded in this region:
- a CDS encoding DUF6138 family protein, with protein sequence MKIEQFTKNETLWLQLEQELLSKQYKIETDVYTSEIITPSFSLNDITLHEVLCHYQQLALLDAFRQELGFETQRYCLSNFTNKHRSLTYIPLLSYFAINLRKYGASFEYLTVKVLLATIKELDTETYNSLITIGSGTLPAHKQQMESDLIFCQANDVLAKITIQIKEESEEAYRQSLAYLNALLEEDFPKSYNIHYEGKSNLVLPIEHLPVTSSHHFFAKAVSYPSLHAALAEYSYKAMAQYHFYQDVDEEQAAMPSTFAVFGLGLYDKSYGKLVIDYMYECDGDHSPMPEYFAKAYVKTFGLTPETLPVFVCTVQSVQEVPYDAFFEQAMSINDNLQWFEKFMTTPLLELCPYIPLEQNEEIEEYKDMAVAQLLYTCFGIIHLNDFTSSAFMRIPEPYRTRFEAIIKELI
- a CDS encoding IS1380 family transposase; the protein is MTTLSQIPLHFNRSIKLSNDGDALSSDTGHLIFREFDEKLGFSQTIAKHLQLKDERLYCIHQNEQLLRQKIYQLIAGYHEDDAADQLTHDPVFTQVLGTPALASQPSLSRFFKRFDSQALDQLQAANQELLDRVHHARQSKALIADLDSTHADTYGNQEKSAYNGHYRKVGFHPLLAFDGLTGDFLKAQLRPGNVYTSNSVVDFLRPLLEHYNKTFPETSALVRGDSGFAVPDLYELCEKESVYYIIRLKANAQLKALAEELHPTHEIRDVSVTERYIDESIYQASSWSAPRRIVIQSIRPAGELFFSHAFFVTNLSETFSPQAIVESYQQRGTMENFIKEAKNGFGFDQMKSHDFVVNEARMMLSLLTYNFTNWLRTLSFPKRYKGIQIQTIRTRLIKVASKLVKSGRSLYFKLSSSFVYAHFFWDVLTRVQQLEIK
- a CDS encoding GNAT family N-acetyltransferase: MQKTNAIELVHFSKNFVDVLNDFELPEEQCQFTALPKEISIEMVGQYPIVILSDNVPVGFFVLHATERVKEYSSNPKALLLTALSIDHKQQGNGYAKKGMLALSEFIKREFKDCDEVVLVVNHKNIPAQNLYLKVGFVDNGERRMGPIGEQIVMHLNI